The DNA sequence ccaatttcaaaagaatatttattaatattaaaatccCATTAAATTATTCcctgttacattttttttttcaattcaaccaATTCTATATAAAACGAAATTTTGTAACTAAGagataatataattataaattttaatattttaacataatATTATGGTCATATATTCAAACAAGACGTGCCTggctttaaaaaaagattaaaattaaaaatatattaatgtaaacaatttgcaaaaaagaaaaagaagggcaTTAATGTAATTTCCTATGGAGAGATCGCAATTATTTTgggaaaaatatttatacctGCGTGACATCGACGCTATCTTGGGCGAAACTGCGGTGAAGAGCGCAGGGAGGAGATTATATTCGGAGCTCATTTCGTCGGTGGTGATAAATTGAATCCCCTCTCAATCGATTCAACGCAGAAACGAGCGAGCaaggaagggaaaagaaaaaaaagaactcaagAGATCGAACCAGAagacagaggaagaagaagcggAGAAAGATGTCGTGGAATGTTTACGTCGATGATCATCTTATGTGCGACATTGAGGGCAATCGCCTCACATCTGCGGCCATTATCGGCCATGACGGCAGCGTTTGGGCCCAAAGCGATACTTTCCCTCAGGTTtactatctctctctctctctctttttggaaatttgaaatcCGATTATTGATTTGATTGCTTGCTCGAAATCCATGGCTGGATCTTTCTGGATTTTTAACTCAGTCTCATGGTTGAGACGAGCTTGACAATGATGATGGATTTTATTGGGAATGATTTGATCTGATTGATTTTAAGGTCTATGCATTACATCGTGAATCTCTAGTTTTAAATCAGTTTTCGATGTAATTAGGTTCAGTTTTGTTCAATGTGATTAAAATCAGAATCTGttgtttttttcattgtttctgtTTACGTCGGTTTGATGTTGCTACTGACTATGAGGCAGTGAAGATCTGGAGTTTCTGATTTCCGTCATCTAGGCTTCTAGATTTACTTCTAAGCATTTCGATTCTATTCTCACATATTTTGACCTTCGATTTGAGAAGGAAAATTGATTCGTAGCTTGTGAGAAATAATTTGTTAGTCTGTTGCGTTGCATCTCTCTTTAGGCCGTGTTAGTGATTGAAATGGCATTGTATCATTAATGGATTTTTTAGAAGTCAAGGTTGTTGGTCCATCTAACTTTCCTGGTTTCCTGAAGACTTCATGAGGACCTCAAtgcatgttcttgtttttttatttgcagTTCAAGCCTGAAGAAATTACTGCCATCATGAATGACTTCAATGAACCCGGGGTGCTTGCTCCAACTGGTTTGTACCTTGGTGGTGCCAAATATATGGTAATCCAAGGGGAGCCTGGCGCTGTTATTCGTGGGAAGAAGGTGATAAACTCTTATTGTAGAATTAATACTTTCTGCAGTGTGTTGTGATCTGAGAAATGTGCATGCAATATATGAGAAATGTGTTGTTTAATTATGCAAATTACAGTTCATAGTTTCCATTGAAATTTGAACCAATCATCTCTTAATTTCAGGGCCCAGGTGGGGTTACTGTTAAGAAGACTGGTTTGGCTTTAATCATTGGCATCTATGATGAACCAATGACTCCCGGTCAGTGCAATATGATTGTTGAAAGGCTTGGAGATTATCTCATCGAACAGGGTCTCTAAATATCAGTATGTTTGCTACCTTTTTACACTCGATTCGGGTTCTTCATATATTTGCAtccatttttctctcattGCTGATACAATTTTTTTGGATTGTTAATTTCAGGGAAACCgtattgtttttataataGTCTATGGACTCTTGAGTGGAGATGGGTTTGATGCTTGAGGATTGATGCTTGTGTTTCTCGTTATTAGTGTTGTCTCTTTCAC is a window from the Cucurbita pepo subsp. pepo cultivar mu-cu-16 chromosome LG07, ASM280686v2, whole genome shotgun sequence genome containing:
- the LOC111799236 gene encoding profilin-1-like: MSWNVYVDDHLMCDIEGNRLTSAAIIGHDGSVWAQSDTFPQFKPEEITAIMNDFNEPGVLAPTGLYLGGAKYMVIQGEPGAVIRGKKGPGGVTVKKTGLALIIGIYDEPMTPGQCNMIVERLGDYLIEQGL